Below is a window of Virgibacillus sp. NKC19-3 DNA.
AAGCAGGTAGCAATACAACAGAAGATAAAGAAGCCTCTAGCGAAGAATCGAAGGAAGCACCAAAAGAAGAGGCGAAAGAAGAATCAACAAGAGAAACGTTTATCGAGGATAAAGATGAATCCCCTAAAAAGGAAGAAGCAAAAGAATCCGATAGTACGAATGATATTATTGCCTCACCGGCAGCCAGAAAACGAGCACGCGAATTAAACATTGATTTAAGAGATGTAAGCCCGCGTGATCCATTAGGTCGTGTTCGTCCGGAAGATGTAGATGCGGCGGTAAAAAGTAAAGATGAAAAGAAAGAATCCAAACCGGCTAAGAAAGAAGAGTCGAAGAAATCCGAGAAAACAGTGTTTGATAAACCGGTAGAGCGTGTGAAGATGTCACGTCGCCGTCAAACTATAGCGAAGCGCCTTGTAGAAGCACAGCATAATGCTGCTATGCTCACAACTTTTAACGAAGTAGACTTGACTGAAGTGATGAAAGTTCGTAGTGAGCGTAAGGAGAAATTCATGGAAAAACATGGTGTGAAGCTTGGTTTCATGTCCTTCTTTACAAAAGCAGTTGTAGGGGCATTAAAAGAGTTTCCATTACTCAATGCTGAAATTCAAGATAATGAAATCGTAAAGAAAAACTTCTATGATATAGGTATTGCTGTATCTGCAGAAGATGGTTTGGTAGTTCCGGTTGTACGTGATGCAGATAAATTGGATTTTGCAGGGATAGAGCGTAAGATTGGAGAACTTGGTAAGAAAGCACGGGAAAATAACCTAGGATTGGATGAAATACAGGGTGGATCATTCTCTATTACAAATGGTGGCACGTTTGGATCAATGTTATCCACACCTATATTAAATGCGCCACAAGTTGGTATCCTTGGCATGCACAACATCCAAAAACGTGCCATGGTTATGCCGGATGATTCTATTGAAGTTCGTCCAATGATGTATATCGCACTTTCCTATGACCATCGAATTGTTGATGGAAGTGAAGCAGTTCGGTTCCTAGTGCGTATTAAGCAATTACTTGAAGATCCATATGATCTTCTGCTGGAAGGTTAAAGAATGTAGCCCTCATATTGATGAAATATCAAGGTGAGGGCCTTTTTGTGTAGGAAAATTTAAATGTAGAAGAAAAAGGTAGCTCTGTTATCATATTGTTCTTTATTTGTGGTATAAAATCATCTAATCGGAAACAGCCATTTTAAGTATCTTTATATCCGATTCTAATTCCGATACGCGCTTATTTATCGAATTTTCCATCGTAAAATGAAGCTCATCACTCCTTTTTCTTCGCTTCCTTGCAATCTATTATATCATGTTTATTTCGTTTTCCATCTATCAAAAATCATGCTTGTTGATGAAAACGGATAGGCAAAACGCAAATTTGCCCAGACGGAAATTACATGTTTCTACCTCATAAGTCTAGAAAAATATAATTTTGCTTAAAAAAACATCACATAACCTTGCAAATATACTTAAAAACGAATAATATAGATTGTGTTGATTTTATTATTCGGAAAGAGGGGCTTGTGTTGGAGAATCTATTTAAGTTTAAGGAAAACAATACAAATATCCGAACAGAATTTGTAGCTGGTGTCACTACTTTTCTTACAATGGTTTATATTATCGTTGTCAATCCTGCCATTCTTACGTCAGCTGGAGTACCTTTCGACCAGGTGTTCATGGCGACTATTATTTCTGCAGTGGTTGGTACATTATATATAGCATTTTTTGCTAACTACCCCATCGCTATTGCTCCAGGAATGGGGATGAATGCTTATTTTGCCAGCGTGGTGGCTACACAGGGAATTTCTTATCAGGTTGTTTTCGGGGCTGTGTTTTTAGCTGGTGTGATTTTTATTGTATTAAGTCTTACAAAATTACGGGAAACATTAATTTATGCAATCCCGTCATCATTAAAGTATGGGATCACATCCGGTATCGGCC
It encodes the following:
- the odhB gene encoding 2-oxoglutarate dehydrogenase complex dihydrolipoyllysine-residue succinyltransferase; amino-acid sequence: MNEIKIPELAESITEGTIAEWLVNKGDKVEKGDPVVELETDKINVEVNSDYAGVITEIVSEAGDDVEVGDVIAKIDENAQAGSNTTEDKEASSEESKEAPKEEAKEESTRETFIEDKDESPKKEEAKESDSTNDIIASPAARKRARELNIDLRDVSPRDPLGRVRPEDVDAAVKSKDEKKESKPAKKEESKKSEKTVFDKPVERVKMSRRRQTIAKRLVEAQHNAAMLTTFNEVDLTEVMKVRSERKEKFMEKHGVKLGFMSFFTKAVVGALKEFPLLNAEIQDNEIVKKNFYDIGIAVSAEDGLVVPVVRDADKLDFAGIERKIGELGKKARENNLGLDEIQGGSFSITNGGTFGSMLSTPILNAPQVGILGMHNIQKRAMVMPDDSIEVRPMMYIALSYDHRIVDGSEAVRFLVRIKQLLEDPYDLLLEG